A region of Meleagris gallopavo isolate NT-WF06-2002-E0010 breed Aviagen turkey brand Nicholas breeding stock chromosome 29, Turkey_5.1, whole genome shotgun sequence DNA encodes the following proteins:
- the HOXB13 gene encoding homeobox protein Hox-B13 has product MQPPGLEGLLAAGGFAGGQGRILPPPPALGCPSPPPGMNPGYPTEEAAKPCLTAPPGPAAPPGPTASAPLPYGYLGGGYYSCRVARSALKAGPTQGPFPPEKYLDPPAGSEDFQSRPAELAFYPGYGAPYQPVAGYLDVSVVPGLGGPGEPRHEALLPVDGYHQPWALGGSWSGQMCCPKEQGQAGYLLKSAFAGKVRGLEMRRGCERGGWEQGLT; this is encoded by the coding sequence ATGCAGCCCCCTGGCCTCGAGGGGCTCCTGGCTGCCGGCGGCTTCGCAGGCGGTCAAGGCAGGATCCTGCCGCCCCCACCGGCCCTCGGTTGCCCTTCGCCTCCTCCCGGGATGAACCCCGGTTACCCGACTGAAGAAGCGGCCAAGCCGTGCCTTACGGCCCCCCCCGGCCCCGCCGCCCCGCCTGGTCCCACCGCCTCCGCTCCGTTGCCCTACGGGTACCTGGGTGGGGGTTATTATTCGTGCCGAGTCGCCCGCAGCGCCCTCAAAGCCGGCCCGACTCAGGGGCCGTTTCCCCCTGAGAAGTACCTGGACCCCCCCGCGGGCAGCGAGGACTTCCAGAGCCGTCCCGCAGAATTGGCTTTCTACCCCGGTTACGGTGCACCTTATCAGCCTGTGGCCGGATACCTGGACGTGTCGGTGGTGCCGGGGCTGGGCGGTCCAGGAGAGCCGAGGCACGAAGCTTTGCTGCCCGTGGATGGTTACCATCAGCCCTGGGCTCTGGGAGGCAGCTGGAGCGGTCAGATGTGCTGCCCCAAGGAGCAAGGCCAGGCCGGCTACCTCCTGAAATCCGCTTTTGCAGGTAAAGTCCGTGGGCTGGAGATGCGGAGGGGCTGTGAGAGGGGTGGTTGGGAGCAAGGCTTAACGTAG
- the HOXB5 gene encoding homeobox protein Hox-B5: MSSYFVNSFSGRYPNGPDYQLLNYGTSSSMNGSYRDSSTMHSSSYGYNYNGMDLSINRSASSSHFGAVGESSRGFPSPAQESRFRQASSCSLSSPDSLPCSNSESHGGKPAPSPSDQATSASTNTNFTELDETSASSGADEGTPISSSIPRAQAEPIATSTAATEGQAPQIFPWMRKLHISHGTATSFSVVVVVVVYFRTPL; encoded by the coding sequence ATGAGCTCTTACTTTGTAAACTCGTTCTCAGGGCGCTACCCAAATGGCCCCGACTATCAGTTACTAAATTATGGGACCAGCAGTTCCATGAACGGTTCTTACAGAGATTCAAGCACCATGCATTCCAGCTCTTATGGCTACAACTACAATGGGATGGACCTTAGCATCAACCGCTCAGCCTCCTCTAGTCACTTTGGGGCTGTGGGGGAGAGCTCCCGCGGTTTCCCTTCTCCAGCTCAGGAGAGCAGGTTTAGACAGGCGTCTAGCTGCTCCTTATCTTCTCCCGACTCCCTTCCCTGCTCCAACAGCGAGAGCCATGGAGGCAAGCCCGCCCCGTCCCCCTCCGACCAAGCTACTTCTGCCAGCACCAACACAAATTTCACAGAACTAGACGAGACCAGCGCGTCCTCGGGAGCCGACGAGGGCACTCCAATAAGCAGCAGCATCCCCCGAGCGCAGGCAGAGCCCATCGCAACCTCCACGGCAGCAACAGAAGGGCAGGCACCTCAGATATTCCCTTGGATGAGGAAACTTCACATTAGCCATGGTACAGCTACTTCTTTTTCGGTCgttgtcgttgttgttgtttattttcgcacacccctc